From Vibrio aerogenes, a single genomic window includes:
- a CDS encoding S66 family peptidase — protein sequence MKYPRPLQHGSTIAITAFSAGIAKQHLARFQVVRENLLSAGFNVIAGECLYGQTKHVSAPARQRADELMSFLLDDNIDAIYPPWGGEIAIELLPLLDFEQLQKVRPKWILGFSDISTMTAVLTAKLGWATVHCSNLMDLTPKATDPLTSHTLKHLATATGESFTQTATTSYATDWPDFVTDPTAGFRTDQPTRWQWLVKPHTGTSIQGRLIGGCWDTMIHLFDTPFLDLKMLAKAYPEGLLLYLENAEMSPPALVRAIHNMKFRGVFSVINGLLLGRSAAAKPLSEQSLHYHEVLSQYLTDLGIPVIIDMDIGHQPPNLTLINGATATVRAGENAVLHQTLN from the coding sequence ATGAAATACCCCAGACCATTGCAACACGGAAGTACCATTGCAATTACTGCATTTTCGGCCGGCATCGCGAAACAGCATCTGGCCCGTTTTCAGGTTGTCCGGGAAAATCTGCTCTCTGCCGGATTTAATGTGATTGCCGGCGAATGTCTGTATGGACAGACAAAGCATGTCAGTGCTCCGGCCAGACAACGGGCAGATGAATTGATGTCATTTTTACTGGATGACAACATTGACGCCATCTACCCACCATGGGGCGGAGAAATTGCCATTGAGTTGCTGCCTTTACTTGATTTTGAACAGCTGCAGAAAGTCAGGCCCAAATGGATTCTGGGATTCTCAGACATCAGTACAATGACAGCGGTTCTGACTGCAAAGCTGGGATGGGCGACGGTACACTGTTCCAACCTGATGGACCTGACGCCAAAAGCGACCGATCCACTCACCAGCCACACCCTGAAACATCTGGCAACCGCAACCGGTGAATCTTTTACCCAGACAGCCACCACATCATACGCAACAGACTGGCCTGATTTTGTCACTGATCCGACAGCCGGATTCCGGACCGATCAGCCCACCCGCTGGCAGTGGCTGGTGAAACCGCACACAGGAACATCAATACAGGGCAGGCTGATTGGCGGCTGCTGGGACACCATGATTCACCTGTTTGATACGCCCTTTCTCGATCTCAAAATGCTGGCAAAAGCCTATCCGGAAGGCCTGCTTCTTTATCTTGAAAATGCTGAAATGTCACCGCCGGCACTGGTTCGTGCGATTCATAACATGAAATTCCGGGGAGTATTTTCAGTGATTAACGGGTTGTTACTCGGCCGCAGCGCTGCTGCAAAGCCACTGAGCGAGCAGAGCCTGCATTACCATGAAGTACTCAGCCAGTATCTGACTGATTTGGGGATTCCGGTCATCATTGACATGGATATCGGTCACCAGCCGCCTAATCTGACGTTAATCAACGGTGCCACCGCAACAGTCAGGGCCGGAGAAAATGCCGTTTTGCATCAAACGCTGAACTGA